The following are from one region of the Candidatus Binataceae bacterium genome:
- a CDS encoding inositol-3-phosphate synthase codes for VLDLVLFLDLAHRAGMHGIQEWLSFFFKAPMVAAGLYPEHDIFIQLMKLKNTLRWMRGEDLITHLGLEYYD; via the coding sequence TGGTGCTCGACCTGGTACTGTTCCTGGACCTGGCCCATCGCGCAGGTATGCACGGAATCCAGGAGTGGCTCTCGTTCTTCTTCAAGGCACCGATGGTCGCAGCGGGACTATACCCGGAACACGACATTTTTATTCAGCTCATGAAACTCAAGAACACCCTTCGCTGGATGCGCGGTGAGGACCTGATAACTCACCTGGGGCTGGAATATTACGACTAG